A genomic region of Dickeya solani IPO 2222 contains the following coding sequences:
- a CDS encoding HDOD domain-containing protein, with amino-acid sequence MQVMFVDDESRVLSGIERALMMQDTEWECRFANSGQEALAMLEKKPADVVVSDMRMPFMDGAELLTQVRDRWPGTIRIILSGYSEPDATVRMVDVAHRFVSKPCDSTVLLEMVGSALALRDMFQDPAVVEIVGRTSRLPAAPKVFTEVCRLIANPGSDTRQIAELLGSDPALSAKIMQLANSAYFARGGHINDIGNAIIHLGLDQVQLLVLASQVFADAKLDPYVDRLQQRALLASTLAASISGHQGLEPTAALLANIALLIPELRESDNEATTTRDNTPIHAAVGAYLLALWGLPVDIVEAVACHTHPSRSADKTFGAIGAVHVAVALANNSGPDLDYLEQTGVLNKLPQWQKMLAHTQETLDD; translated from the coding sequence ATGCAAGTGATGTTCGTCGATGACGAAAGTCGGGTGCTCTCCGGTATTGAGCGGGCCCTCATGATGCAAGACACCGAATGGGAATGCCGCTTTGCCAATAGCGGCCAGGAGGCACTTGCGATGCTGGAGAAGAAGCCGGCCGACGTGGTGGTGTCCGACATGCGAATGCCCTTCATGGACGGCGCTGAATTACTTACTCAGGTACGCGACCGCTGGCCTGGTACAATACGCATCATCCTGTCCGGCTATTCTGAACCCGATGCCACCGTGCGTATGGTGGACGTCGCCCACCGGTTTGTATCCAAACCCTGTGACAGCACGGTGCTGCTGGAGATGGTAGGAAGCGCTCTGGCCCTGCGCGACATGTTCCAGGACCCCGCGGTGGTCGAGATAGTGGGCCGCACCAGCCGACTGCCGGCTGCCCCCAAAGTGTTCACCGAAGTATGCCGTCTCATTGCCAACCCCGGCAGCGATACCCGACAGATCGCCGAACTGCTGGGCAGTGATCCTGCGTTGAGCGCCAAGATTATGCAGCTTGCTAATTCGGCCTATTTTGCCAGAGGCGGTCACATTAATGACATCGGAAATGCCATCATCCACCTGGGTCTGGATCAGGTGCAGCTACTTGTTCTGGCGTCTCAGGTCTTTGCGGACGCGAAGCTCGACCCTTATGTGGACCGGCTGCAACAACGTGCGCTGCTCGCCTCAACCCTGGCCGCCAGCATCTCCGGTCATCAGGGACTGGAGCCGACCGCCGCCTTACTTGCCAACATTGCGCTGCTTATCCCCGAACTGAGGGAATCTGACAACGAGGCAACCACGACTCGCGACAACACCCCAATACACGCCGCGGTAGGCGCATATCTGCTGGCGCTGTGGGGTTTACCTGTGGACATCGTGGAAGCCGTAGCCTGTCACACGCACCCCTCCCGTTCCGCGGATAAAACCTTTGGCGCGATTGGTGCTGTGCATGTAGCGGTCGCTCTCGCCAATAACAGCGGCCCGGACCTGGACTATCTTGAACAAACCGGCGTGCTGAATAAACTGCCCCAGTGGCAGAAAATGCTCGCCCACACGCAGGAAACTCTCGATGACTGA